The sequence TAATCGatcaacaatcccatattgttatcgattgctcTAAAGCGGGCACAACTATGCGCATTCCGCAACCAGAGCAGCTACATGCCTTCCAAAGGCCTTATCACGCATCTCGAGCGGCTACATAATCGACCAGCAATCCCTTATTGTTATCAATTGCTATAACGCGAACATAATCGAGCGGCTATATAGTTTTGctcttattttgataatttttgaaatagtttttattcatttttttagtcaataaaatttaggCTACTAAATTAAAGCTCTatgattatataaaatttaataaattaattactcaatatTGTAGAGATTATCTAgggaaaaaaggagaaaaaaatattaaataggaaaaataaatgttttatttaaaacATAGAATAAAGgctaattttggtattttaaaatttatttggtatagtttgaccattgattcaaacataaggactaaagagttgatgaaAACAACAACTgaaggactatataattatttctaaaaatagaGAGACTTACtagtaaattaaataaaaacataggaaccttataattatttaccctaataattattatattaataataaacaaTTGAATCAAACAGACTTTTAATAATTTAAGGAAGAGCTATAAAACGCCTTTTAAGTTAGCTTTTAACTCAAAATTCttaaaatttaacttaaaattttaactcAGAATATAACACCAGCATGAATGGTaatgaagaaaataaaattgaaaaatatggCATTTTTACTAATTTCCccaaaagtatttttggggGTTGAAGAGAAGTATTCAAATTTCTCATTTGAGATTTTGGTTTGTGGGTTCTCATATATTAAAAAGTGTCGGTTACACAATTTAAGCATGGAACTGGAGTCTCTCTTCATAAAATCAAcactacattttttttttttgaaacaaaatcaACACTACATTTAAAAATGGAAAATCTAGCTGTTGCTTGTCTTCACAAACAAACTATAAAGGTAAATTTGAACATCATCCCTAAAATCAATAATACATTACAAAATTGAAAGATTTAGTTATGGAATGTTTTCACGgaaactaaaaaaaatccaaaaacgataaattacaaaaaaatattcTTAGCTTTTGCAATCaagaaaacttaaaaaaaaaatccaacttttggattttacaataaaaaaacaactttATCCGCAATTTTAACAATTGAAAGTAATTTTACCAACTTGAGTTATTTCCGGTTTAATGTTAAagtttgagattaatatttttaaatttgattaaatatttttatctaACAGGGACGGAATCAGGGGGGTTGGGGGCTCAAGCCCCGGCAGGCGGccggagaattgagaaaaaaaaagtttttagtAATAGTGTatggtaatattttggagagaattatattgactctatatagtattattttgatttttaaaGGTAGATTAGATGGTTAAGGATGCTTACTTTTATTTGAGAAGTCCTATGTTCGACTCCCTTCAACCtcaccattattaattaatttaaattgactctttatttttattttgataacacttttgaattcatttttaatatgtttttaccattaaaaaaagtagacatatttaatatttatttttattatgtctttaccattaaaaaaaataaacatgtttaattttttactagttcaatgctagtttctaaaagaatgataacatttttaatgcgttggaggctaaaatttttttacccagtcctaacgggctggactttgaaaatttaccttCAACCGCACAattaatttcgatttttttttacgttttgaattttttttactgatatttTGAGTCCCGGATCATCCGGGGTCCTGGTTCAGCCACTGAATGTAAAATACAATATAAATCTTTTCATGTCTATTTTGTACGTTCATTCATATGTTCGTGTCTATttatatttagtattaaatagtaataaaataacaaaaaaattataaccgcataaaataatttaataaattatttcttaaatgaAAGAATAAAATCTTTACCGCCAAGATGAaggccattttagtaaagagaTTTTTGATGTAAAATTGGAGGTTTGAACTATTACGgaggttttgactagttgaGTAGGTTTGAAAAAATTTATTAGatccaaaaaaaaacctaattCTTGAAAAGCTTATTTATTTTAGGaactttttcaattagtttatcaTTCCATCTCTCTTTATGGACATTTTATCCCAAATTAATACTCTTTAAtctcaaataaatattttaccagCTTCTTATAATAAGCTAAGTAAATAAATTAGACACAATCAACTAGTAAAATCAGCTAGTTAAATCCGCTCACCAAAAACATTACCAGCTAACAACGAAGATAATAATTGACAAACAGGCCAAAGAGTAATATACAATTTTATGTGCTAAAGGATAAAATTggtttaatgcatatttacacccttaaacTTGACACGTTTTGTCTACTGGCACCCTAACCTTTTAAAATAACTTATCACAtacctatagttggctttaaaaatctattacacacctatagttggctcattcggacctcctTACATACAAAATCGTTGAGGAGTTCGTTCGGTATACCACCTCATCCGTCAAAGACGAaaaatcaacgattttgtgtgcaggaggtccgaatgagccaactatagatgtgtgataggtttttaaagccataGATTTTTAAAGgcaactataggtgtgtaataggttattttaaaagttcagagtgCCATTAGACAAAACTTGCAAAGTTTAAGGGTATATATGCATTAAGCGGATAAAATTAGTTGTGTTTTGCACACTCTATACCAATTTTAAATGgtaaagaaataaaagtggAAGAAGAAAACAAATTCCAAAACTAAATTCAGAACTAAAAAACACAATTACAAGCTGTACATAACAGactattatataattattactcaAAATTACACACACAAACACAACAGAAAAGAAAACGATTAAAATCCATAAACATTACTACGAAATGAAGTACAGAGATCCAGAATCAATCAGAACCGTTGATCGATCACGGATCATGAAATCTGGGCCGTCCGCGACTCTCATTAAGACGATTAATCATGTAAAGAGCGTTACTAGTAACCCTAGCCACATTAGTAATCTTCCTCTTCACATCGCTTTTAACCTTGCTTTCAACTTCTTCAAATCCATCAAGACACGTGTCCTCGTTCGTCAGGGCGGCGCTCACCCACGTCTGAGCATTGTTCATCTGCCACCGGAATGTTTCCCCTCTCAGATGCTTCAACTCGCCCAGGCTTTTCCCCAACTCATCCACCGAGTCAGAAATCTGCTCCACACAGTCACTCACTGCAACTCGTTCTCTCTTGGTTTTGAGTCCAGACAGCGATCGTAGGTACTCGGAGGTTTTGCTCGCGCGTGAGAGGCTCACCTTGACGGAGGCTTGGGCTAGGTCGCGAGGGCTGTTGGCCGGCCCGGAGTAAGAGGAGAGAGTGTGGATGCAGAGATTCGGGTAGTTGGCGTGGAGACATGATGAACGGACCAGATCTTGCGGCGCATTTGGGTTTTTTGCGGACGCGAAGTAGGgagagaggaagatgaagaagaaaaggGTGAGGAGAGAGTAAGGAGGAAGAGGCATTGTtgaggcagagcagagaagaGTGATAGACTGATACTTATCAAAACTCagattataaaaatattactgTATTTATGAATGGGCGTGAACTTGGATATTAATTACATTATGGGCGGGGGTAAGGGTAGGGATGGAAACCCGACCAAACCGTTATCCGAACCAAAAATCGAActgaaataattggttaaccaaATCGATGGACACAATTTAGGTTTGTATATATTGATTATAATAGTCAATGGTTTGAATTTAGGTTTGTATGTTTAAAAACCGACGATTTCGATTAACTGAACTGTTTATAAAGGATCGGAGAcgagctctctctctctctctcacgctcctttcctttctctttttcagatctcgCCTCCCTCCTCCTCCACTTTCTGTTTCTTCTTCTCCCCCAGCCTTCTTAAACCGCCGTCACCTCGTCTGCCTTCCTCTCCGCTGCTGTCTCGTTGAGgaacttccttcttcctcctcccaccgttttttattttctgttctcgttgttatttttcttttgtttatgtcAGTTTGTTTAGTTAGATCTTATATAGTTTATCGTAGATCTGAATCCGTTTGAACTGCGTCTTTTGGCTAATCTCTTTGTTTTTGTAACCTTTTTTGTTTTAGCAAGGACAGAAACGGTAGATTTTATCCGTAGATCACcggatctacgtggttgcaaaatAAAGGACTTAGATCCGAAGTTTCAAAATGGTTCAAAGACTGGAGATTGGACTACAGTTGCTTTGCGGCGAATTTGGAGTTACCATCTATGTATGGTTCAAATGTTGGTTGTTTTTAATGTACCTTTAATTAGGGGTGCACACAAAAAGTCCGTAAAACCGAAAAACCgcaaaaccaaaccgaaaataaggttaaccgaaaccgatggactagtgtacggtttttaattttaaaaatagtggttaatggttacggttacggttttcatattctaaaaaccgcggttaaccgaaaccgatcgaattcaattaaatatataaaaatatatttatttatatttatatttatacatataattatacTTTATcccacttaaaataaatatagggaTCAATAGCAAAATTTAATAAGAAACACTAATTATTTTCGGTGATTAAGACTCAATGATGGAATATTTCATCCCAAATGTTGTGTACTATCAAATTTGTCATAAAGTAGATAATTAGTGAAATTAATATAAATGGATAGGGCTTAGTTGGTAAAACACGGATGATAAGAATTCTAGTCCAGAAAACATAGTAATTTAATGCCTTAAAGAGTTGTTGTAAGGGAAAAATCTAGTGTCCAATCCATAGTCCACACGTACATAATGCACACATATCTCTCTATATtgttaatctcttcaactcgtcattccactcacaataaaaattaaaagttttattattattattattttatttactaatggttagaaaccgaaataaaaggttaaccgatcgaaataattggttaaccgattagtggttaaccgaatttaatggactagtATATGGTTAGTGTTTTCAAAAAACCGAtaaaatggttaaccgaccgaattaaccttaatggactggttaaccgaccacgtgcacccctaCCTTTAATGGCTTCTTTTGcttttaatagtcattttcttgcttttaatagtcattttcttgcACACGTGGACTTTGTATTAGGCTTAGCCTATATGTaagtaaggttttattccttactggTCTCTTATGTACTTCCAATGTTAtgatttaatgaaatattagtattactatcaaaaaaaaaaaactgtttatatatttttttttaatttgtctgATTTCTTAATTCAAGACTCATTGGACAACCTTtagataaatatttttttaaattaaagctttctaCGTACGTTAGGACTTCAACTTGAGTTCTAATTTAAACGACTTGAAGTTATTAACCACTCAAGTCAATTTTAATTGGTAACTGAAccgttatatatatgattatgtgtTTTATTATATGTATGATTATATTTGGATACTAATTATGGTATGTGTATTTATCTAAttaaaataggcttaatacatcatttgccctctgaatttgtccaaaaagcttgattgacccccttaactttcaaagtatcttgACAGCCTCCagaacttatataaaatataatcaattgattactcggtcgtaaaaaagtaagttaaatgtggaaggTGTATTCCacacatcttagaatgttattacataattcaaaaatagattaaaaatgaagttattgcttgttcaactatacaacttgtcttctccaTTATAAGCATTGTATACTCCGATTtcggtcgttttactttttttaagactcgtgcaatatatctttcgtatttaacttacttttttacaaccgagtgatcaattgattacattttatgcaaattcatggggctaactgaatatttgatgcaagttcagagagctatcgagacactttaaaagttcagggagccaatcaagctttttggacaagttgaggagataaatgatgtattaagccattaaaATATTATGTTGTATGGattaattttgttttgatattcaaaaTAATGTGTATTGAGTAATTATTGTGATttaaatatttagataaaaaatatgatttttttttttgtatgaaaATGATTACATCATTTCATTATTTCATTGataagagataaaaaaaaatatagctaaccattgttttttttgttaaccATTAAAataacggttaaaaaccgttaactGAAAAATATAATTGAAAATCACGGTTAACTAATATAATTGAATTGGTTTAAAGTGTAATGCTTTAAATTCTGATAGAATTTgttaggttaaatttttttttaatggactAATTAACCGTTCACTCCTAAATAAGAGTacatatatttgtttttttttttacttaatatattataaagtgTTTCATTAAGTTATTAAACTTccttaaaattatttattgatttctcaaaaaaattattaatcattttaatttatttaaattgatTCATTGCAATTTATTTAAATCATACCATATGTTGAAATAGGAAAATGCCGTGTGAACTATTTCAAAAGAAGTAGAAACTCCCAAAATTCTATACGACATGTGGGTGTGTGACCTTCATTTCCTTATTGCAAAGATCATTTGACTGCTCAACGATGTATTATTGTCTTTCCATACTGTGTGAGCCCTCCTTCAAACTTTCTCTGGTTACTTCGTGTTAATGTCCTCGTCCAGGGTCAGATACAGGGGGGTCAGGGAGTCCGGGTCCTTCCGGCCCCTGTAACCACCATGaccacgagtagtttcggcTCCATGTCTCCATAAAATTTGAGGGTGTGATAGTTATGGCCCCATATCTCAAAGAAATGTAGATTGGGTACTGAATAACACCCCTACAATTGGAGGCATctctaaattcaaaattttaattatctCTAAATCGAAAATTCTAATTGTTTTGGCATGTTAGatcctccttaaatccaaatttctaattttttttgatatATTAGGCCCTCCTAAATCCggttttttctattagacacatTTTTATATGTTAAAAATCTTAAATATAACGTAGCTTAATTTAAAGAAGTTTTACattggtacttaaaaattggttattgACCACTcagatatatataaatttttttttgaacaagtttaatttagtaatttttttaCACATGTACATGTAAAATCGGTCCCCTAACCGAATGATCTTCGCcaatttttttacatatatatgtGTAAAATCGGTCCCCAACTGAATAATTCGGTATTCGCCATATTCGCCACTGTCCTCGTGAATTACTTACCAGAACTATTTCTTTGTTGAATATTGAAACTCTCAAAACCAATACCGAATCAGCAGACTTTAGGGGCCTGGTCGTTTTCAACTAAAAGTTGTTTCCAAATCTATGTACAATTTAATGATTATTACGATAATTATATACCGTACCCAAATTTCGATCCACCACCCATTTTGGGATTAAACCCCTTAAAGGTGTTAACTGAGGAAATAATTTCCAATCTAGGAATGATTAAGAATTATTTCCTCACAAGGGGCTACTTTTAACTCTAGTTAAAAATAGTCTCCATTACGGTGCTCAATGCACCGtaatgaataaataatttttattccTTTGCCCATTACGGCGGCAACCACGCCGTAATGGGATAAATGGTTGCTGGCGGTGGCTTCCTGAAGCCACTGCCaactcttattttttttttcaaatacttTTTATAAACTAGATATAGTTTTTAggtatataaaataattaatatttattatttacataaataatttttatgtaaataatttattataaaaataaggtGTATAAATACTCCTAACATTtatagtcaggagcaattttacttctaatatttaaaatcgtacaattttatctctaatattggtagttaagagcaattttgcctctaacgttgataagttggagaaatattttaaaaaaattatccaactcgtgcaaaatacaatatattttttattttttacaaatctaatcatatgtttgtgatctgttactaattagtgataaactGACGCATATGTGAGGTGTAGATAACAATATTCATAaccgagaaaacagtttgatggcttatttctcaaattgatccaagttatcaacgttatgggtaaattgctcttaactgccaacgttagggtaaaattgcacaattttagacgatAGAGATAAATTTGCTCCTGactgtaaacgttaggggtatttttgcaccatatccacttattataaatattcattacaaattattttaagaattagaaattagtttttatttttattttttaataaattattaagcATAACACTATTTTgaacttaaattaaaattttatcgCTATTGATAATCGTCTCGTCTCCCatgatacaacagattacggaAGTGAACTCTTACTGTATGCAAATTCGTTACCATCGGAGTAGGAAAACAGAACAGAAAATTTTAGAGcgtatttttatctttatagtCCTTGAATTTGACAGTTCCATTCTGTATAAACAGAACTCGAAATGACATGTCTGTTCACGAACGAATATGATGTTCACGGATAGACACcattattcataaaaaaaacatgattaTTCACGAACTGACACGACTATTTATGAAAAACATAATTATTCATAAAGGGAGGTGTTTgttgatatttaaattaatttcataattttatttatttttttaataaatttattaaaaaataaataatttttaatctttaaaataaaagttttaatgaacttttataataaaaatacataaaaaatattattttatttaatataataaatgttatagatatatatatatatatatatatatatatatatataaatcattagACTATTTgtaatgattatttttaacTATAGTTAAAAACAGCCCCTTGTATAGAATAATTTTCTAACTAAACCTACATGTATAATTATCTACACAATTAACCCCTATTTGAGGATTAGCCCTCCATTTTGGACATATTTGTCCTCCTCACTTTTTGAAACAAGAAAATAGAATTTgctcaaatcctctctacttTCCTTGCattttctctccaaaatcataaacccgaacaacaataattaaaattatgaaaataattgatatttgacaattggaacctcgaaaatggatgattacgagtcggaaacattaagatttatatttttttatcaaagaactcatgaaaataatacatatttttcatgacgattttgcatttttcgtcacaaaaaatagaagaatttttaatttttcgtcacaaaaaattgaatgatttagtatttttcgtcactaaattttttacgattttgtatatttcaaaatttggcctaaacgga comes from Euphorbia lathyris chromosome 8, ddEupLath1.1, whole genome shotgun sequence and encodes:
- the LOC136202911 gene encoding pectinesterase inhibitor 3, giving the protein MPLPPYSLLTLFFFIFLSPYFASAKNPNAPQDLVRSSCLHANYPNLCIHTLSSYSGPANSPRDLAQASVKVSLSRASKTSEYLRSLSGLKTKRERVAVSDCVEQISDSVDELGKSLGELKHLRGETFRWQMNNAQTWVSAALTNEDTCLDGFEEVESKVKSDVKRKITNVARVTSNALYMINRLNESRGRPRFHDP